The following proteins are co-located in the Labrys monachus genome:
- a CDS encoding DUF4159 domain-containing protein, with protein sequence MIASLAFTAPWMLAALAALPLLWLLLRLIPPRPQRFDFPPLRLLLDLAPRRRTAARAPWWLVLLRLLLAAAVIGMLAGPVLRPSGEAAQRGGPLLLLVDNGWAAGPQWSLRKDILAAALDNAAQAGRPVALAALADPVADLSLSRPEALRERVSALQPEPWQADRGAFAGAVAAFLKAEPGAEIAWFSDGLAGPGDGPFLALLAAAAARERPVAIYRDPAHSALALAGANNAPDGIDVRVLRAGDGGPAAGTVRALDLRGLPIGHAAFAFAAGKGETSAHFDLPVDLRNDIARLEIVGESSAGAVQLLDRNWRRRVVGVVSGQDKDVSQPLLSMNYFLSRALQPFADVRLAEGTSPGEAIDRFLDQKLPMLILADVGNLGEAEDKLAGWIEGGGILVRFAGSRLAAADDRLLPVKLRDGERTLGGALSWEKPQKLGSFAENSPFAGLAVPDDVSVTRQLLAEPDIDLPGKTWATLADGTPLVTAEKRGKGMIVLFHVTADTTWSNLALSGTFVEMLRRIVGLANAAPPAGSDGPGAEGQAQATGEASPVFVAPSRTLDGFGAFSSPPATAQPVRADRPGTGRPDHPPGFYGPPDGLIAVNALAPNATLKPLDLAGVGAQLQPYARTSPIVIGPMLLVLALALLMIDALAVFAMAGGWARLRRPGGGAAGAGTAAALALVLAFAAPHRAEAQARPFDSALKTHLAYIVTGDKETDDVSLAGLKGLSAYIAERTALEPGAPVGLDPARDELAFYALIYWPVVPDLPPPPPAAMARIDAFMKSGGTIIFDTRDAVQQDAGQSTTPAGEALKRLLSSLDIPELEPVPPKHVLTKTFYLLDKFPGRYDNGETWVQATPQTPEDSDRLVLGGDGVSPIIITSNDLAGAWAVGPDMNPIFPVSSGSERQRELAYRAGVNMVMYALTGNYKADQVHVQDLLERLGR encoded by the coding sequence ATGATCGCATCGCTGGCCTTCACCGCACCCTGGATGCTGGCGGCGCTCGCGGCGCTGCCGCTGCTCTGGCTCCTGCTGCGCCTCATCCCGCCGCGTCCGCAGCGATTCGATTTTCCGCCGCTGCGGCTGCTGCTCGACCTCGCGCCCCGCCGCCGCACGGCGGCGCGCGCGCCCTGGTGGCTGGTGCTGCTGCGCCTCCTGCTCGCCGCCGCGGTGATCGGCATGCTGGCGGGCCCGGTCCTGCGTCCGTCGGGTGAGGCGGCCCAGCGCGGCGGTCCGCTGCTGCTGCTCGTCGACAATGGCTGGGCGGCCGGGCCGCAATGGTCGCTGCGCAAGGACATCCTCGCCGCCGCCCTCGACAATGCGGCGCAGGCGGGCCGGCCGGTGGCGCTGGCGGCGCTGGCCGATCCCGTGGCCGACCTGTCGCTCAGCCGCCCCGAGGCGCTGCGCGAGCGCGTCTCCGCGCTCCAGCCCGAGCCCTGGCAGGCCGACAGGGGCGCCTTCGCCGGCGCCGTCGCCGCTTTCCTCAAGGCCGAACCCGGCGCCGAGATCGCCTGGTTTTCGGACGGGCTCGCGGGGCCGGGAGACGGCCCCTTCCTCGCCTTGCTCGCCGCCGCCGCCGCCCGGGAGCGGCCGGTGGCGATCTATCGGGATCCGGCGCATAGCGCGCTGGCCCTGGCCGGAGCGAACAACGCCCCCGACGGCATCGATGTCCGCGTGCTCAGGGCCGGTGACGGCGGGCCGGCGGCCGGCACCGTCCGTGCCCTCGACCTGAGGGGCCTGCCGATCGGCCATGCGGCCTTCGCCTTCGCCGCCGGCAAGGGCGAGACCTCGGCCCATTTCGACCTGCCCGTCGACCTGCGCAACGACATCGCACGGCTGGAGATCGTCGGCGAGAGCTCGGCGGGCGCCGTGCAGTTGCTCGACCGCAACTGGCGCCGACGCGTCGTCGGCGTGGTTTCGGGGCAGGACAAGGATGTCAGCCAGCCGCTGCTGTCGATGAATTATTTCCTCTCGCGCGCCCTCCAGCCCTTCGCCGATGTCAGGCTCGCCGAGGGAACCTCGCCCGGCGAGGCGATCGACCGCTTCCTCGACCAGAAGCTGCCCATGCTGATCCTCGCCGATGTCGGCAATCTCGGCGAGGCCGAGGACAAGCTGGCGGGCTGGATCGAGGGGGGCGGCATTCTCGTCCGCTTCGCCGGATCGCGCCTCGCGGCCGCCGACGACAGGCTGCTGCCGGTCAAGCTGCGGGACGGGGAGCGCACCCTGGGCGGGGCCCTGTCCTGGGAGAAGCCGCAGAAGCTCGGCAGCTTCGCCGAGAACAGTCCCTTTGCGGGCCTTGCTGTGCCCGACGACGTGAGCGTCACCCGCCAATTGCTGGCGGAGCCCGACATCGATCTTCCCGGCAAGACCTGGGCGACCCTCGCCGACGGAACCCCGCTGGTGACGGCCGAAAAGCGCGGCAAGGGCATGATCGTGCTGTTCCACGTCACGGCCGATACCACCTGGTCCAACCTCGCGCTGTCCGGCACCTTCGTCGAGATGCTGCGCCGGATCGTCGGCCTCGCCAATGCGGCGCCGCCGGCCGGCAGCGACGGGCCGGGCGCCGAGGGGCAGGCGCAGGCGACCGGCGAGGCGTCGCCGGTCTTTGTCGCGCCGAGCCGCACCCTCGATGGCTTCGGCGCCTTTTCGAGCCCGCCGGCCACGGCGCAGCCCGTCCGCGCCGACCGCCCCGGTACCGGCCGGCCGGACCATCCTCCCGGCTTCTACGGCCCGCCCGACGGGCTGATCGCCGTCAATGCCCTGGCCCCCAACGCCACGCTGAAGCCGCTCGATCTGGCGGGCGTCGGGGCGCAGTTGCAGCCCTATGCCCGGACGAGCCCCATCGTGATCGGTCCGATGCTGCTCGTCCTCGCCCTCGCGCTGCTGATGATCGATGCGCTCGCCGTGTTCGCCATGGCCGGCGGCTGGGCGAGGCTGCGCCGGCCGGGCGGCGGGGCCGCAGGGGCTGGCACCGCGGCCGCGCTCGCGCTGGTGCTGGCCTTCGCCGCTCCCCACCGGGCCGAAGCCCAGGCACGGCCGTTCGACTCGGCCCTGAAGACCCATCTCGCCTATATCGTCACCGGCGACAAGGAAACCGACGATGTCAGCCTCGCCGGGCTCAAGGGATTGTCGGCCTATATCGCCGAACGGACCGCCCTGGAGCCGGGAGCGCCGGTCGGGCTCGATCCCGCCCGTGACGAACTCGCCTTCTACGCCCTGATCTATTGGCCGGTCGTGCCCGACCTTCCGCCCCCGCCACCCGCGGCGATGGCCCGCATCGATGCCTTCATGAAGTCCGGCGGCACCATCATCTTCGACACGCGCGACGCGGTGCAGCAGGACGCCGGACAGAGCACGACGCCTGCCGGCGAAGCCCTCAAGCGGCTTTTGTCGAGCCTCGACATTCCCGAACTGGAGCCGGTGCCGCCCAAGCACGTCCTGACCAAGACGTTCTACCTCCTGGACAAATTCCCGGGCCGCTACGACAACGGCGAAACCTGGGTGCAGGCCACGCCGCAGACGCCGGAGGATAGCGACAGGCTGGTGCTCGGCGGGGACGGCGTGTCGCCGATCATCATCACCTCGAACGACCTCGCCGGCGCCTGGGCGGTCGGTCCCGACATGAATCCGATCTTTCCGGTCTCTTCCGGCAGCGAGCGCCAGAGGGAACTCGCCTATCGGGCGGGCGTCAACATGGTGATGTACGCGCTGACGGGCAACTACAAGGCCGACCAGGTCCATGTGCAGGACCTGCTCGAAAGGCTGGGGCGCTGA
- a CDS encoding CoA pyrophosphatase — MYSPAPTASPHPELTAFLERAASRLAAAPPDDLHDLDQVPQHGDHRLSPGLLQERSGAPAKPAAVLIAIVDRAEGPTVLFTQRSSALRNHSGQISFPGGRIDPADTGPLDAALREAEEEIGLARHLVQPIGYLDLYLSNSGYRIAPVVALADASMKLHLNPAEVSGIFECPLSFLMDQANHVAESREWRGAMRRYYAMPWQGYYIWGVTAGIVRVLYETVYG; from the coding sequence ATGTACTCGCCTGCCCCCACCGCCTCGCCCCATCCCGAGCTGACGGCCTTTCTCGAACGGGCCGCCTCGCGGCTCGCCGCCGCCCCGCCGGACGACCTTCACGACCTCGACCAGGTGCCGCAGCACGGCGACCACCGGCTTTCGCCCGGCCTCCTGCAGGAGCGTTCGGGCGCACCCGCCAAGCCGGCCGCCGTGCTGATCGCCATCGTCGATCGCGCGGAAGGCCCGACCGTGCTGTTCACGCAGCGATCGAGCGCGCTGCGCAACCATTCCGGGCAGATCTCCTTTCCGGGCGGACGGATCGATCCCGCCGATACCGGGCCGCTCGACGCAGCCTTGCGCGAAGCGGAGGAGGAAATCGGCCTGGCGCGCCATCTCGTGCAGCCGATCGGCTATCTCGACCTCTATCTCAGCAATTCCGGCTACCGCATCGCGCCCGTAGTGGCGCTCGCCGACGCATCGATGAAACTGCACCTCAATCCGGCGGAAGTGTCGGGCATCTTCGAATGTCCGCTGTCCTTCCTGATGGACCAGGCCAATCACGTGGCGGAAAGCCGGGAATGGCGCGGCGCCATGCGACGCTATTACGCCATGCCCTGGCAGGGCTATTATATCTGGGGCGTCACGGCCGGGATCGTGCGCGTTCTCTACGAGACGGTGTATGGCTAG
- a CDS encoding AAA family ATPase, producing the protein MMTAETATNLEEAVIRSAEHTVELIGKAREAVHSVIFGQNAVVDSALITLLSGGHGLLVGVPGLAKTKLVETLGIVLGLDAKRVQFTPDLMPSDILGTEVLEETGTGQRSFRFVRGPVFAQLLMADEINRASPRTQSALLQAMQEYHVTIAGERQDLPKPFHVLATQNPLEQEGTYPLPEAQLDRFLMQIDVPYPDREDERRILLFTTGIDEAPAKPAMTVDELLGAQRLVRRLPVGESVVEAILDLVRSARPGERAELAGKIAWGPGPRASQALMLAVRARALLDGRFAPSIDDVAALAEPVLKHRMALSFSARADGETIEDLIGRLARKLG; encoded by the coding sequence ATGATGACCGCCGAAACTGCGACCAATCTCGAAGAGGCCGTCATCCGATCGGCGGAACACACGGTAGAATTGATTGGGAAGGCGAGGGAAGCCGTCCATTCGGTCATTTTCGGCCAGAACGCCGTGGTCGACAGTGCGCTGATCACCCTTTTGTCCGGCGGCCACGGCCTTCTGGTCGGGGTTCCCGGGCTCGCCAAGACCAAGCTGGTCGAGACGCTGGGCATCGTGCTGGGCCTCGACGCCAAGCGCGTGCAGTTCACTCCCGATCTGATGCCCTCCGACATTCTCGGCACCGAAGTGCTGGAAGAGACCGGCACCGGCCAGCGCTCCTTCCGCTTCGTGCGCGGCCCGGTCTTCGCGCAATTGCTGATGGCCGACGAGATCAACCGCGCCTCGCCGCGCACCCAGTCGGCGCTGTTGCAGGCGATGCAGGAATATCACGTCACCATCGCCGGCGAGCGGCAGGACCTGCCCAAGCCGTTCCACGTGCTGGCGACGCAGAACCCCCTCGAGCAGGAGGGGACCTATCCGCTTCCCGAGGCGCAGCTCGACCGCTTCCTGATGCAGATCGACGTCCCCTATCCCGATCGGGAGGACGAGCGGCGCATCCTCCTCTTCACCACCGGCATCGACGAGGCGCCGGCGAAGCCGGCGATGACGGTCGACGAGCTGCTCGGCGCCCAGCGGCTGGTGCGCCGGCTGCCGGTCGGCGAATCGGTCGTCGAAGCCATCCTCGATCTCGTCCGCTCGGCGCGGCCCGGCGAGCGGGCGGAACTTGCTGGCAAGATCGCCTGGGGGCCGGGGCCGCGCGCCAGCCAGGCCCTGATGCTGGCGGTAAGGGCGAGGGCGCTGCTCGACGGCCGCTTCGCGCCGTCCATCGACGACGTCGCCGCGCTCGCCGAACCGGTGCTGAAACACCGCATGGCCCTGAGCTTCTCCGCGCGGGCCGACGGCGAGACGATCGAGGACCTGATCGGGCGCCTCGCGCGCAAGCTGGGTTGA
- a CDS encoding DUF58 domain-containing protein: protein MATGTGAVSTRLVANGAAGSARLQQAALDLAQAMPRLALEARQVASTAMHGLHGRRRAGQGENFWQFRHFVSGEAADSVDWRRSARGDSLYVREHEWDAAHTLWLWVDRSPSMALVSSLAQASKIERALVLCFALAELLVRGGERVGLIGLVRPSAQRAIVEKLALALLASEPAATGLPERQALSPRSEAVLIGDFLGDPGELAATLAAVSSRHARGHLLMIADPVEETFPFAGRAELIDPENGTKFLAGRAQDLKAAYESRLAGHREAVRDAARRHGWSVTLHRTDRPASQAILALHPLLRQDARA, encoded by the coding sequence ATGGCGACGGGCACCGGGGCCGTCTCGACGCGGCTGGTGGCGAACGGGGCGGCGGGCTCCGCCCGCCTCCAGCAGGCGGCGCTGGACCTCGCACAGGCCATGCCGCGGCTCGCGCTGGAGGCCAGGCAGGTCGCCAGCACCGCCATGCATGGCCTGCACGGGCGGCGGCGCGCCGGGCAGGGGGAGAATTTCTGGCAGTTCCGCCATTTCGTCTCCGGCGAAGCGGCTGACAGCGTCGACTGGCGCCGCTCCGCCCGGGGCGACAGCCTCTATGTGCGGGAGCATGAATGGGATGCGGCGCACACGCTGTGGCTGTGGGTGGACCGCTCGCCCTCCATGGCGCTCGTCTCCAGCCTCGCGCAGGCCTCGAAGATCGAGCGCGCGCTCGTCCTGTGCTTCGCCCTGGCGGAGCTGCTGGTGCGCGGCGGCGAACGGGTGGGCCTGATCGGCCTGGTCCGCCCGTCCGCGCAGCGGGCGATCGTCGAGAAGCTCGCGCTCGCTCTGCTGGCGAGCGAGCCGGCTGCCACCGGCCTGCCGGAGCGTCAGGCCCTGTCGCCGCGCAGCGAAGCGGTGCTGATCGGCGATTTCCTCGGCGATCCCGGCGAACTGGCGGCGACGCTCGCCGCCGTGTCCAGCCGGCACGCGCGCGGCCACCTCCTGATGATCGCCGATCCCGTCGAGGAAACCTTTCCCTTCGCCGGCCGCGCCGAACTCATCGATCCCGAGAACGGCACGAAATTCCTGGCGGGCCGCGCCCAGGACCTGAAGGCGGCCTATGAGAGCCGGCTCGCCGGCCATCGCGAGGCGGTGCGGGACGCCGCGCGCCGCCATGGCTGGAGCGTCACGCTGCACCGGACCGACAGGCCGGCCTCGCAGGCGATCCTCGCTTTGCATCCCCTTCTCCGCCAGGATGCACGCGCATGA
- a CDS encoding DUF6111 family protein, translated as MLRPFFYEFVLFLLPFLAYALYLHARRRNGFSLQGWERAPLLGLLALGVVCVGVGLALFAHFGGVPAGSAYVPAHMENGKLVQPE; from the coding sequence ATGCTGCGCCCGTTCTTCTACGAGTTCGTGCTGTTTCTCCTGCCCTTCCTCGCCTATGCGCTCTATCTGCACGCGCGGAGGCGCAACGGCTTCAGCCTGCAGGGCTGGGAGAGGGCGCCCCTGCTCGGCCTGCTCGCCCTCGGCGTCGTCTGCGTGGGCGTCGGGCTCGCGCTCTTCGCCCATTTCGGCGGCGTGCCGGCCGGCAGCGCCTATGTCCCCGCCCATATGGAAAACGGCAAGCTGGTCCAGCCCGAATGA
- a CDS encoding NADPH-dependent FMN reductase translates to MSSVKKVGVLIGSLRKGSFSRRVANAAIALAPESLSFTIIELGGLSFFNQDLEATPPADWVSFRDAVKACDAILFVTPEYNRSIPGVLKNAVDVGSRPYGQGVLIGKPAAVISTSIGAVGGFGSNHHLRQCLSFLNMPTLGQPEMYLGNSAQLVDEEGEVTSEGTRDYLTNFGKAFATWVHKPWG, encoded by the coding sequence ATGTCTTCCGTCAAGAAAGTCGGCGTCCTCATCGGCAGCCTGCGCAAGGGCTCCTTCAGCCGCAGGGTCGCGAATGCCGCGATCGCCCTCGCCCCGGAAAGCCTGTCCTTCACCATCATCGAACTCGGCGGCCTGTCCTTCTTCAACCAGGATCTCGAAGCGACGCCGCCGGCCGACTGGGTTTCCTTCCGCGACGCGGTCAAGGCCTGCGACGCGATCCTGTTCGTGACGCCGGAATACAACCGCTCCATCCCCGGCGTGCTCAAGAACGCCGTCGACGTGGGCTCGCGCCCCTATGGCCAGGGCGTCCTCATCGGCAAGCCCGCTGCAGTGATCTCGACCTCGATCGGCGCGGTCGGCGGCTTCGGCTCCAACCATCATCTGCGCCAATGCCTCAGCTTCCTCAACATGCCCACGCTCGGCCAGCCGGAAATGTATCTCGGCAATTCCGCCCAGCTCGTCGACGAGGAAGGCGAGGTGACCAGCGAAGGCACGCGCGACTATCTCACCAATTTCGGCAAGGCCTTCGCCACCTGGGTCCACAAGCCCTGGGGGTGA
- a CDS encoding DUF1285 domain-containing protein has protein sequence MAASDLAGLTKGAKQAGMRPVHLWNPPFCGDIDMRIAADGSWHYMKSPIGRVELVKLFASILRRDEDRYVLVTPVERVGIQVDDAPFVAVEMRVEGEDGARSLSFRTNVDDWTTAGPDHPMRFETGASDGLKPYVHVRAGLWARLSRALFYDLADLGEVRAVGGIDMFGVASGGCFFAMAPAAEIGALS, from the coding sequence ATGGCCGCAAGCGACCTGGCCGGTCTGACGAAGGGTGCCAAGCAGGCGGGAATGCGGCCGGTTCACCTGTGGAATCCGCCCTTTTGCGGCGATATCGACATGCGCATCGCCGCCGACGGGTCGTGGCACTACATGAAGAGCCCCATCGGCCGCGTCGAGCTCGTCAAGCTGTTCGCCTCCATCCTGCGGCGGGACGAGGATCGCTACGTGCTGGTCACGCCGGTGGAACGGGTCGGCATCCAGGTCGACGACGCGCCTTTCGTCGCCGTCGAAATGCGCGTCGAGGGCGAGGACGGCGCGCGTTCGCTCTCCTTCCGCACCAATGTCGACGACTGGACCACGGCCGGGCCCGATCATCCCATGCGTTTCGAGACCGGCGCCTCGGACGGGCTGAAGCCCTATGTCCATGTGCGGGCGGGATTGTGGGCCCGCCTCAGCCGCGCCCTGTTCTACGACCTTGCCGATCTCGGCGAGGTCCGCGCCGTCGGCGGCATCGACATGTTCGGGGTCGCCTCCGGCGGATGCTTCTTCGCGATGGCGCCCGCCGCCGAGATCGGGGCCCTGTCGTAG
- a CDS encoding sugar O-acetyltransferase: MPKDDRTRIIRSRTPESAAMLANVKRAMAITAALNRLTFDDADEIRALFSELIGKTVDESFLLIPPFYTAGGNEIRVGRNVFINQNCTFYDLGGLDIADDVMIGPNVSLITTGHPLEPSQRRAATIGKPIAIGKNVWIATGATIIGGVTVGENAVVAAGSVVTKDVPPNSLVGGNPARFIRPIGDD; encoded by the coding sequence ATGCCGAAAGACGATCGCACCAGGATCATCCGCAGCCGGACGCCGGAATCCGCGGCCATGCTGGCGAACGTCAAACGAGCGATGGCGATCACCGCCGCCCTCAACCGTCTGACGTTCGACGACGCCGACGAAATTCGGGCCTTGTTCAGCGAGCTCATCGGCAAGACGGTGGACGAGAGCTTTTTGCTGATTCCTCCATTTTACACCGCCGGCGGGAACGAGATCCGCGTCGGTCGTAACGTCTTCATCAATCAGAACTGCACTTTCTACGACCTCGGCGGCCTCGACATCGCGGACGATGTGATGATCGGGCCGAATGTGAGCCTCATCACGACGGGCCATCCCCTCGAGCCGTCGCAGCGACGCGCCGCCACGATCGGAAAGCCCATTGCGATCGGGAAAAACGTGTGGATCGCAACCGGCGCGACGATCATCGGCGGCGTGACGGTCGGCGAGAACGCGGTCGTCGCCGCGGGTTCGGTCGTCACCAAGGACGTTCCCCCCAATAGCCTCGTCGGAGGAAATCCGGCACGGTTCATTCGCCCGATCGGCGACGACTGA